Below is a genomic region from Astatotilapia calliptera chromosome 2, fAstCal1.2, whole genome shotgun sequence.
ATTCAAAAAAATCACccataataaaaaaactaaaatgataaaacaacATATAAAGCAACAGATGAAACAGTTCATGCTGCCTTGGTTGGGCGGAGGGAGCAAAGACAGATAGAAACAAGATGTTCAAACAAGAGGGGAGCAAAAGAGTAAGGACATGAaggctgggagagatcaggggaTTTAGGAGACACTTTGGGTGGCTGACCTTGACGAGGAGCAAGGTCAAGGGAATGTTCTGGGGGTCAGCTGCCAGTAAGTTTCAACACagacaaattttaaaatgtttgaggaaaaaaaaagacgttGCAGCAAATTCAAAGCAACAAACGTAACTCATCATGAAgtatttttattagtattttaattgtagaatttaaaaaattaaaaatttcttTTGATTAAATCTGCAGTCATAAATACAAAGAACACAATTTCAGGCTCTTTTTTGGATGTTGACTtttgtttccttctttgttAACATGatgccacactgcttcagtaatgttaagGTTCAGGTTCTGGTTCCCTCAGCCCTAGCTTTAACAAGGCTGAGGGGACAATGCAGAGTACTTGATTACcagtcaaaggtttggacacactTTCTCATTCAatgctcttgttttttttgttgtgttttttttttcatcacacaTAGCACAGTAAGTATATAGTATctactatactatactatacatATACtagtatatgtacatatatatatatatatatatatatacatatgcacACTGCAAAAAACGTGGGAAAGAAGAAGCTGAGGTTATTTTGTCTCTGCCCTTGCTTTTGCTTCCTATATCACCTTTCCACATGTGTCTATTTTCAAGAATCTAAAACATGCTTTGAGTTAGTTCACTTTTTGTTTACTGCTTAATTCCATAtgtgtgaaaataaagaaaaacctttaaatgaGACTGTAAGTGTATACATATATggcttaatatttctgcattCCTGtgtttgtaaaataaattaaaaacaaaaaaaaaatctgaaacaaaacGTGGGAAAGAAGAAGCTGATGTTATTTTGTCTCTGCTCTTGGTTTTACTTCCTTTATCACCTTTCCACATACAGTTTGTGAACACCGACTGATGTGTAGTATcagtcatttcttttatttatgctgCAAACTGTATGAACACACTCTGAACAGCAAGAAGACATGGAAGCTGTGCTTGGATTGATAGTGATGTTGCTGGGTTTGTCTCATGGTGAGCTGAAAACAGTCGaggaattgttttttttgtatttcttttaaaataaattcaggAACTGTTGAATACATCTGCAGTTTAGGAATGTTTTAATATAGAGcatgttcattttcttttccttcattttctttctttttagttaatttcatttaattcctttttttctttattaacacTTTTAATTATAATAGGAAACTCTGACATCACTTCATGTGAACAGCACTTTCAGGAAACATAACAACTATGTTGGATTTTCTTAAGCTGAGACACGGCTATTGGACCCCATGTTTTTAGGGCTACAGTgccaattaaaatattttcatgcagttcattattttattttattttattttattttattttattttattttattttattttattttttttaacaattttaaTAGGACGTCACAATTTATCTTACACTACCTAATACGGAAACGTGAATTTCTTGGGAATTTAAGTTGTCAGTTTCAAAAACCTCTTCTAGTATCATTAATATAATggttctctctcttcctctcagtTCTAACACAGTAATTTACTTTTCTTCAAGGCTTGAACCCTAACTATGTTTCAGCCACAGACATGCCTGCATCAATAAATGTATCTTCACAAAAATACAGACAGGCAGTAGCCACAAAAACACCATTTCTGTTTTCAGTAAACATTTGTCAGTGCTGCCAGTCCATTGTAATAATTTTGCTTTTcgtttccttttttgtgtgtttgcaggtgtgGAAACTCATTGTGATGGCAGACAGGATGGAGCTCAGTGTTATGGAGCTTTGGGAGGAACTGTGGACATCCAGCTGATGGACAGCACCTCAAAAATACCTCGATACCAACTGTTaaagaattcattaaaaatactagatgtgagaaagaaaaagattattTATAATGTATTACAAAATGGGTCTCTCTTTTTTCCCAGTAATAGAACATTTAGGCTCAATTATCTGAGCAGGGATGACAGCGGTAATTATAGCCTTATAACATTTAATTCAGATGGAAAAGCATCAGACGAGCAGACTCTACACTTGTTTGTTCAAGGTAATGTTTTCCTTGTTTAGAAATACAGTAAAGCCATTAATAGATATGAAACAGAAAATTCAGATACATGTATTGTATGATTTATGTTTGTTCCCCATTAAAGAGAAACAAGAATGACCTAGATTCTGATTTAAAATCTAAactcatctgtgtgtgtttctctcagcTCCTGTGTCCTCtgtcctgctgctctctgagtgTCTGTCCCAGGGAGGGATGAGGGTGTCCTGTTCCTCTGAGGGAGGGGACAGTCCTCAGTACAGCTGGACTCTGGATGGACGCACACTGACAGATGCTGAGCTCCTTTCTATAAATAATGAGACTAACATCATCACTCTGAAACAGTACGTCTCAGGACGTCTTGTCTGCTCAGTCAGGAACAACGTCAGTAATGTCTTCAAAGAACAGAAGATATCTCCCTGTGGTGAGTGAGAACACTCTGAATTTTTATTACCATTACCTGGACCCCAGTTGTCTGCGCCTTCTTTAACGCATATTTACTTAACGACATTCAGTAACCACAAAAGCACCAGTTATGTTCTAGATAAACATTTTCATATGATTcttgttgtctgtctctctaatTTATACACATATTTCACAATGGAATTTCATTTTAACTGGAACATTGAAGCCACATTTTTAAAGGTGTTGTAAAGAACAGAAAGtgttctgactgtgtgtgtgtgtgtgtgtgtttaaaaaaaaatacattttcagttACTAACAAagtaagaaaaattaaaaaaaaagttaaatggcAGTTACAATACCATCtatgattttattgatttattgtgGCACCATATGTCTACCCAAACAGTGAAATATTCAGAGGTCCATGCTACTCATGTGTGCAACAATAAAGGCAtcttcacaaaaacacagacaaacagtagcTGCAATAACAACATTTCTGTTTCAGGTAAACATTTGTTAGTGCTGCCAGTCCATTCAAataattttgcttttgtttcctttttttgtgtcGTTGCAGGTGTGGAAACTTACTGTGATGGCAGACAGGATGGAGCTCAGTGTTATGGAGCTTTGGGAGGAAGTGTGGAGATAAAGCTGATGGACAGCACCGCAAAAATACCTCGATACCATTTGTTaaagaattcattaaaaatactagatgtgagaaagaaaaggatTCTTTATAATATCATAGATCATAAATTTCTGCTTTTTCCCAGTAATGGAACACTTAGGCTCAATTATctgagca
It encodes:
- the LOC113036301 gene encoding hemicentin-1-like: MEAVLGLIVMLLGLSHGVETHCDGRQDGAQCYGALGGTVDIQLMDSTSKIPRYQLLKNSLKILDVRKKKIIYNVLQNGSLFFPSNRTFRLNYLSRDDSGNYSLITFNSDGKASDEQTLHLFVQAPVSSVLLLSECLSQGGMRVSCSSEGGDSPQYSWTLDGRTLTDAELLSINNETNIITLKQYVSGRLVCSVRNNVSNVFKEQKISPCGVETYCDGRQDGAQCYGALGGSVEIKLMDSTAKIPRYHLLKNSLKILDVRKKRILYNIIDHKFLLFPSNGTLRLNYLSRTDSGNYSLKSFDSDGKASDEQTLQLFVQAPVSSVLLVSECLSQGERRVSCSSEGGDSPQYSWTLDGRTLTDAELLSVNNETNIITLRQHMSGHLVCSVRNNVSNVFIEHRLSTCALSVGYRHQDKMLICGLRAVVVILLLIGIPIYFAWRKKKHAKAEVSAVPQTRGDPEDSLLMIEMSSATYTNT